The following are encoded in a window of Rissa tridactyla isolate bRisTri1 chromosome 3, bRisTri1.patW.cur.20221130, whole genome shotgun sequence genomic DNA:
- the LOC128906803 gene encoding basic proline-rich protein-like, producing the protein MVRGRRPQNYSNTNILRASKLQTAGESRLQLLSPSTPQPPGRCPSARDSIPPRTPPPRHQHPGLTDGFFPLTPGPCPRLTASHGPTPSVNTDGPRHSPGPSQYTCAAPARRPPPHPATGTPATFGPFPAQQGARPDGSPDPTGSGPACRAWAAGPPATTAPARPALAHRGRAHRPPLHRGGLGFPTVPPPCALPGSPTSRPYQRGPRLSFSPTAGRGGGRACAAPVRSPGTHTQQALPAAPPAPRSRPAPPASPHSGAQAPPLGAERSDSLLFQQRETSVVITAFGFSSSARARVPLILVRIRARSVALLGKEETNIEPSELLGDTNLLSAALFLGDSSLQHGRLAASNLLYIFGNYGTFRKLPHPAAEHGLQYMALSCQ; encoded by the exons aTGGTCCGAGGCAGAAGACCGCAGAATTACAGCAACACTAACATACTCAG AGCCAGCAAGCTTCAAACTGCAGGAGAGAGCCGCCTACAACTTCTCTCCCCTTCCACGCCACAGCCGCCCGGGCGCTGCCCATCTGCCCGTGACTCCatccccccccgcacacccccaccTCGTCACCAGCACCCAGGCCTAACCGACGGCTTCTTCCCTCTGACACCGGGGCCTTGCCCGCGGCTCACCGCCTCCCACGGCCCCACCCCGTCGGTAAACACCGACGGGCCCCGCCACTCCCCCGGCCCCAGCCAATACACGtgcgcggccccggcccgccggccgccccctcACCCCGCTACCGGCACGCCGGCCACCTTCGGCCCCTTTCCCGCCCAGCAGGGGGCCCGGCCCGACGGCTCCCCCGACCCCACGGGCAGCGGCCCGGCGTGCAGGGCCTGGGCCGCCGGCCCCCCTGCCAccaccgccccggcccgcccTGCCCTGGCGCACAGAGGGCGGGCACACCGGCCCCCGTTGCACCGGGGAGGGCTCGGCTTCCCCACCGTCCCTCCCCCGTGcgccctccccggctcccccacCAGCAGGCCGTATCAGCGCGGCCCCCGGCTCTCTTTTTCACCCACGGCGGGAAGAGGCGGAGGCCGGGCCTGCGCGGCGCCCGTCCGCTCCCCGGGGACGCACACGCAGCAGGCCTTGCCCGCCGCCCCTCCGGCCCCACGGAGCAGGCCGGCGCCACCAGCCAGCCCCCACTCCGGTGCGCAGGCCCCGCCGCTCG GTGCCGAGCGCTCTGACTCCCTCCTGTTTCAGCAAAGGGAAACCAGTGTCGTGATCACAGCCTTTGGGTTCAGCTCTTCTGCTCGAGCCAGAGTGCCACTAATCTTGGTAAGAATACGAGCCAG GTCTGTGGCGCTGCTTGGAAAGGAGGAGACCAACATTGAGCCGTCTGAATTACTTGGTGATACTAATCTACTCTCAGCTGCTCTGTTTCTTGGGGACTCATCTCTTCAGCATGGGAGACTTGCTGCAAGCAACCTGTTGTATATATTCGGTAATTATGGCACTTTCAGGAAATTGCCACATCCTGCAGCCGAGCATGGACTGCAGTATATGGCCCTCTCCTGTCAGTAG